The sequence below is a genomic window from Streptomyces sp. NBC_00582.
CCCTCGCCGCCGCGCTGGTCGGCGACCCCGGTTTCCTCGTCCTGGACGAGCCGACCGTCGGCCTGGACCCCGAGCAGCGCATGCGCTTCCGGGAACTGATCGCCCAGGCGGGCGAGGGGCGCACGGTCCTGCTGTCCACGCATCAGACGGAGGACGTGGCGATGCTCTGCCACCGCGTCATCGTCCTGGCCCGGGGCCGCGTCCGCTTCGAGGGCACCCCCGCCGAGCTGACGTCCCGCGCGCAGGGCCGGGTCTGGAGCAGCACGGAACGCCATCCCGGCGCGCTGGCGGGCTGGCGCACCGGCCTGGGCACCTTCCGCAACATCGGCGACCCGCCCGCCGGAGCCGACCTGCTCGAACCCACCCTGGAGGACGGCTATCTCCTCGCCCTGGACGGCGAGAGCGCGGAGGTGACGGCATGAGCCGCCCCCCGGCCACCCCGGCTCCCCCGGAGACCCCGACCGGCCCTGCGGCCATCCCGCTCGACGAGCCGCCCGCCACCGACTCCGGACAGCCGGGCGAGGGCAACCGTCTGCGCGCGGTCCTCGCCCTGGCCCGCTTCGAGGTCCGCGAGCTGCTGTTCCAGATCCAGATCGTGTTCTTCTTCCTGCTCTACCTGGGTCTGGTCGTCGTGGGCCTGATCCCCCGGGACGGCATGGACGCCTACCCCGTCCTCAACACCGTCGACCGGGGCACCCAGTCCGCGCCGCTGCTGTTCGCGATCTCCGTCCTCGTCTGCACCAACGCGGCCGCGCTGCGCTCGCGGAAGCACTCCACGGTCCAGCAGTTCGACGTGCTCCCCGTGGAGCCCTGGCGGCGCACGCTCGCCCATGTGCTCTCGGTGGTCCCGTTCGCGGCGCTCACTGGGCTCGTGGCCGTCGGCGCGTACACCTGGGAGGCGCTGAAGCCCGGCGCGATCGGCCATGGCTCGGTCGGGGAGCTGGCCGTCGCCCCGCTGACGGTCCTGCTGGCCGGAGCCACGGGCGTCCTGCTGGCCCGCGTCGTGCCCACCCCCTTCGCGCCCATACTGTTCGTGATCGCCTACTACCTGGTCTTTTTCATGGTCGCCTCCGGCACCGAGGGCGAGTGGCCGAGCTGGCTCTCGCCGGTCATGTACGCCAACATCGGCGGCGATCCCGTCCCCTCCGACCTCCTCGGCCGCCCCGCCACCGCGCACGCCGTGTACCTGCTGGGCCTGTGCGGGATCGTGATCTGTGCGGCACTGCTGCGCGCCGGTGGGCGGACCCGGGCCGTCAAGACGGCGACCGCGCTCGCCCTCGCCACCACCGTGGCCGGCGCGATCGGACAACTGCCGTACGACTCGGCGGAGCTGGCGGCAGCTCGCAGAACGGCGACCGAGACGCCGGAGAAGGTCCAGTCCTGCGTCGAGCGCGACGGCTCGACGTACTGCTCCTTCCCCGAGTGGAACGGCGTACGGCCCGGATGGGCCGAGGTCGTGGGCCGCGTGCAGGCCCTGGCGGGCGGTGCGGCGGCGAAGGCCTCGCTGACCGTCCGCCAGCGCGTCGACACCGGCTCGGGTGTCGAGACCGACTCCTACCTCGTGCCCTTGAGCGCCGCCCACCAGGTCACCGTCGGCACCCGCTGGGGCGGTAACCGCGTCCCCGAGTTCGCGGTCGGTGTGGCCACGGTCCTGGTGATGGGCTCGGAGGAGGCGGCGGTCGAGCGGGAGATGTGCGACGCCCGACCGGTGACGGTCATGTGGCTGGCCCTCGGGGCCGACCGCGATCCGTCGGCCACCTTCCAGGACCTGCGGGTGGACGACAGCACCGAGGGCGGCGGGACGGTTCTGGCCCCCACGAACCCCCTGAATGTGACGGCCGACCAGAGCACGGTCGTCCGGGAACTCCTCGACCGACCCAGGGCCGAGATCACGGCCCGGGTGAAGGCCCACTGGGCGGAGCTCACCTCGGCCCGGACGACGACGGCGGAGGCCGCGAAGCTGCTGGGGGTTCCCGTGCCGAAGGAGGCGGAGCAGTGCGACGAGTAGAGGAGACACCGGCGGTGGAAGCCACCGAAACAGCGGGAACGAGGAGCGTCAGAGCGGCCCAGCTCCGCTCGCTGGTCGTACCGGTGTGGCGCACCCTGCCCCGGCGGGCGCTGACGGCCGCCGGCGCGGTGGGCCTGCTGCTCGCGGCGAGCACCCGGCTCCCGGACCACGCCCCGGACACCGAACTGGGCCTGTTCGTCCTGCGTCTCACGGCATTCGCCGGCGCCCTGGGCCTGGCGTTCCTCCTGGACGACCCGGCCCGCAACACCAGCGCGACCACCCCGATGGCCCGCCCGGCCCGCACGGTCCTCCGGCTGGCGATGGTGATCCCCCTGACCGTCCTCTGGTGGACGACGGCCCTGCTCCTGATACCGTCCCCGACCCGCCCCCCGCTCCTCCCGGTCACCCTGCAAGCGGCGGCCATGATCGCGGCGGCCCTCGCGCTCGCCACGGCCGCCGTCCGCTTCACGGACTCCCCCGAGGTGGGCCGGAGCACGGCGACATGCCTGCTCACGGCCGCCGTGGTGGCGGTCCTGACCCCCAACCGCTGGGGGCTGCTGGCCACTCCGGGCGACCCCTGGTGGGAGCCGACGCAGCTGCGATGGGCGGCGGTGCTCGGGGTGACGCTGGCGGTGGGCGCGTGGTGGACGCCGGAGCCGCTCGGGCCGGGGCGGGGGTTCAGGCGGCCAGGGTTCCCTGGTGGAAGTAGAGCCGCCAGCCCGTCGCGGTGAGACGCCACAGGGAGCTCCGCCACACCCGGCGGCCCTCGTGGTCGGAGAAGTAGGTGAGGTGGACGAGGCCGGGGGCGAGGACGGTCCCGGTCATGTCACTGACCTCGACCGGCGAGGTGGCGGAGATGCCGCCGCCACCGGTCACGGTGAGGATCGTCTCCACGTCCCACCAGCGCCCGGAGGCGCCGATCTCCCTGAACTCCGGGTCCAGCAGCTCCAGCACCCGCTCGGTGGAGGCCCGCACCTCGGGCTCGAGCAGCCTCAACTCGCCGTCGACGGCGGCCTGCACGGCCTGTTCTTGATCGTCCATCATGCGAGCACCTTAGGCAGCCCGGTGACGGCGCCTCACGTCTCCGTCCGGTACATGAGGTCCGTCTCGTGCGTGGCGAACCCCAACCCCTCGTAGACCGCCACCGCCGCCTTGTTGTCGGCGTCGACGTACAGCATGGCCGTGGGCAGCCCCTGCGCCGCGAGATGCCGCAGGCCGATCGTGGTGAGGGACTTGCCGAGGCCGCCGCCCTGGGCGCCCGGGGCGACGCCGAGGACGTACACCTCACCGAGCTGTTCCTCCGCGTGGACCTTGGTCCAGTGGAAGCCGATGAGTTCCTCGCCGCGGAAGGCGAGGAAGAAGCCGGCGGGGTCGAACCAGGCCTGTGCCTTGCGGTCGTCGAGGTCGCGCTGGACGAGGGAGCCCTGCTCGGGGTGGTGCGCGAAGGACGCGGAGTTGACGGCGAGCCAGGCGGCGTCGTCCCGGCCGGGCTCGAAGGTGCGGACGATGACCCCCTCGGGCAGCACCGGGTCGGGCAGCGCCAGGTCGGTCAACGGCCTGCGCATCTGGCGCAGTTCGCGGAAGAGGGTCAGCCCGAGGACCTGGGCGAGATGGCGGGCGGCGGAATGCCCGCCGTGGGCCCAGACCCGCAGCCGCTTGCCGGAGGCGGCGAGCAGGGCGGCACCGAGGGCGCGGCCGTGTCCATGGCCGCGGTGGGAGGGGTGGACGACCAGTTCGGCGGCCGGCGCCTCGATCGGGTCGGTGTCCTCCAACTGGGCGTAGCCGACGAGTTCGCCGCCGACGGTGAGGACCAGATGGGAGACGCCTTCGCGGGGACCTCCCCGCAGCTGAAGCCGGCCCTGCTCGGACACCGCCTGCTGGCCGTCCGCGCGGGCGGCCTCCGCGAGCAGGTCGAGGACGGCATCGGTCTGTTCGGGGGAGAGCTCGGTGAGGGTCTCGATGGATCGGGAGCCGTGGGGCCGTGCGATGTCGTCGCTGGTCATGCGTACGAGGGTAAGGGGAGGGCGCCGCAAAGTGGGGGCAAAGGGGAGGGCAAAGGGAAACCAGGATGTAACCCGTAACCCCCTGTCGCGCTACGCGCGTTGACTCTAGGCTGCGCCGGACGGGCCACCTACCTCAGCCGATTCACAGGGGGGCGCATGCCAGCCACATCCCAGCCGGACCCCAGTCGCAGACGTCGTACGTACCGGATGCTCGCGGCCGCCGCCACGCTCGCCACCACGGGCGCGCTGGCCGCCGCTCTCCCGGCGGACGCCCACGACGCGCACCACGGCAAGCCGCTGCCGAGCCGCTACCAGGACGTGCAGTTGCTGTCCTTCAACGACCTGCACGGCAACCTGGAACCGCCGTCGGGCTCGTCCGGCCGTGTGACGGAACTGCAGGCGGACGGCACGACGAAGACGATCGACGCGGGCGGTGTCGAGTACCTCGCCACGCATCTGCGGGAGGCCCGCAAGGGCAACGCCTACTCGATCACCGCGGCCGGCGGTGACATGGTCGGCGCGTCCCCGCTGATCTCGGGCCTGTTCCACGACGAGCCCACCATCGAGGCGCTCAACAAGCTGGACCTGGACGTCACCTCCGTCGGCAACCACGAGTTCGACGAGGGCGCGAAGGAACTGGCCCGGCTCCAGTACGGCGGCTGTCACCCGACGGCCGGCTGCTACACGGACAAGAAGTTCAAGGGCGCCGACTTCCCGTACCTGGCGGCCAACGTGCTGAGCGAGAAGACCGGCAAGCCGATCCTCGCGCCGTACTGGGTGTGGAAGAAGAAGGACGTCAAGATCGGCTTCATCGGGGTGACCCTGGAGGACACGCCGGGCGTCGTCTCCGCCGAGGGCGTCAAGGGCCTGAAGTTCAAGGACGAGGTCGAGACGATCAACAAGTACGCCAAGGTGCTGCAGCGCCAGGGCGTGAAGTCGATCGTGGCGCTGATCCACGAGGGCGGACAGCCGGCGTCGGGCGCGTACAACTACAACTGCGACTCCCCGGGCGCCGGTGACGGGATCTCCGGCCCGATCGTGGACATCGCGAAGAACATCTCCCCGTCGGTGGACGCGCTGGTCACGGGCCACACGCACGCCGCGTACGTCTGCACGATCCCGGACCCGGCGGGCAACCCGCGCATGGTCACCTCGGCCGCGTCCTTCGGCCGTCTCTACACGGACACCACGCTGACGTACGACCGGTTCACCGGCGACATCGCGCGGACGTCCGTGAAGTCGGCGAACCACGTGGTCACCCGGACCGTCGCCAAGGCGCCGGACATGACCGAGCTGATCGGCAAGTGGAACACCCTCGCGGCGCCCATCGGCAACCGTGCCATCGGCTACATCTCGGCCGACGTGCCGAACACGGGCACCGAGTCCCCGATGGGCGACCTGATCGCGGACGCGCAGCTCGCGTACGGCAAGAGCCTCGACGCCGAGACCGACCTCGCGCTGATGAACCCGGGCGGTGTCCGGGCCGGTCTCACCTACGCGGCCAAGGGCAGCGAGGGCGACGGCGTGGTGACGTACGCCGAGGGCTTCACGGTCCAGCCGTTCTCCAACACCGTGAATCTGCAGGACTTCACCGGCGCCCAGCTCATCCAGGTCCTCAAGGAGCAGGTCAGCGGCAGCAACGCGAGCGCGCCGAAGATCCTCCAGCCGTCGGCGAACCTGACGTACACCCTGGATCTGACGAAGAGCGGCGCCGACCGGGTCGTCACCGACTCCATCAAGCTGAACGGCGCGGCCGTCGACCCGTCGGCCACCTACCGCATCGCCAC
It includes:
- a CDS encoding ABC transporter, whose protein sequence is MRRVEETPAVEATETAGTRSVRAAQLRSLVVPVWRTLPRRALTAAGAVGLLLAASTRLPDHAPDTELGLFVLRLTAFAGALGLAFLLDDPARNTSATTPMARPARTVLRLAMVIPLTVLWWTTALLLIPSPTRPPLLPVTLQAAAMIAAALALATAAVRFTDSPEVGRSTATCLLTAAVVAVLTPNRWGLLATPGDPWWEPTQLRWAAVLGVTLAVGAWWTPEPLGPGRGFRRPGFPGGSRAASPSR
- a CDS encoding nuclear transport factor 2 family protein, producing the protein MMDDQEQAVQAAVDGELRLLEPEVRASTERVLELLDPEFREIGASGRWWDVETILTVTGGGGISATSPVEVSDMTGTVLAPGLVHLTYFSDHEGRRVWRSSLWRLTATGWRLYFHQGTLAA
- a CDS encoding ABC transporter permease, whose amino-acid sequence is MSRPPATPAPPETPTGPAAIPLDEPPATDSGQPGEGNRLRAVLALARFEVRELLFQIQIVFFFLLYLGLVVVGLIPRDGMDAYPVLNTVDRGTQSAPLLFAISVLVCTNAAALRSRKHSTVQQFDVLPVEPWRRTLAHVLSVVPFAALTGLVAVGAYTWEALKPGAIGHGSVGELAVAPLTVLLAGATGVLLARVVPTPFAPILFVIAYYLVFFMVASGTEGEWPSWLSPVMYANIGGDPVPSDLLGRPATAHAVYLLGLCGIVICAALLRAGGRTRAVKTATALALATTVAGAIGQLPYDSAELAAARRTATETPEKVQSCVERDGSTYCSFPEWNGVRPGWAEVVGRVQALAGGAAAKASLTVRQRVDTGSGVETDSYLVPLSAAHQVTVGTRWGGNRVPEFAVGVATVLVMGSEEAAVEREMCDARPVTVMWLALGADRDPSATFQDLRVDDSTEGGGTVLAPTNPLNVTADQSTVVRELLDRPRAEITARVKAHWAELTSARTTTAEAAKLLGVPVPKEAEQCDE
- a CDS encoding bifunctional metallophosphatase/5'-nucleotidase, producing the protein MPATSQPDPSRRRRTYRMLAAAATLATTGALAAALPADAHDAHHGKPLPSRYQDVQLLSFNDLHGNLEPPSGSSGRVTELQADGTTKTIDAGGVEYLATHLREARKGNAYSITAAGGDMVGASPLISGLFHDEPTIEALNKLDLDVTSVGNHEFDEGAKELARLQYGGCHPTAGCYTDKKFKGADFPYLAANVLSEKTGKPILAPYWVWKKKDVKIGFIGVTLEDTPGVVSAEGVKGLKFKDEVETINKYAKVLQRQGVKSIVALIHEGGQPASGAYNYNCDSPGAGDGISGPIVDIAKNISPSVDALVTGHTHAAYVCTIPDPAGNPRMVTSAASFGRLYTDTTLTYDRFTGDIARTSVKSANHVVTRTVAKAPDMTELIGKWNTLAAPIGNRAIGYISADVPNTGTESPMGDLIADAQLAYGKSLDAETDLALMNPGGVRAGLTYAAKGSEGDGVVTYAEGFTVQPFSNTVNLQDFTGAQLIQVLKEQVSGSNASAPKILQPSANLTYTLDLTKSGADRVVTDSIKLNGAAVDPSATYRIATNSFLAGGGDGFTTLGQGTNDLVGTDDLTALEQYLTANSSATGPITPPVANRITIVQ
- the mshD gene encoding mycothiol synthase, yielding MTSDDIARPHGSRSIETLTELSPEQTDAVLDLLAEAARADGQQAVSEQGRLQLRGGPREGVSHLVLTVGGELVGYAQLEDTDPIEAPAAELVVHPSHRGHGHGRALGAALLAASGKRLRVWAHGGHSAARHLAQVLGLTLFRELRQMRRPLTDLALPDPVLPEGVIVRTFEPGRDDAAWLAVNSASFAHHPEQGSLVQRDLDDRKAQAWFDPAGFFLAFRGEELIGFHWTKVHAEEQLGEVYVLGVAPGAQGGGLGKSLTTIGLRHLAAQGLPTAMLYVDADNKAAVAVYEGLGFATHETDLMYRTET